GAACAGCTAAAGGAGCTATATTAAGATTAACTTTGGCAAAAGATATTTCTTCTTTTAATTCCTCAGCCAGCTTTTCCAGAATGGGCGCAATCAAAACACATGGAGTGCAGCCTTTCATCCAAAAGTCAACCAAAAAAGGCTTTTTGGCTTCGGAAATCTCTTTTTCAAAATTTTCATCGGTAAAAACCATCATAGTAACTTCATTAAAAACATTATACCTATTCCCAGTAAAAATACAAAAAAATTAATCAAGGCTTTCTGCAAACTGCCTTTGTGCTTTATCTCCGGTATCAAATCGGAACAAGCCACATAAATAAATGAACCGGCGGCAAAAGGCAAAAGAAAAACAATGGAACCGCCGATCTTTTCCGACAATAAAAAGCCAAATATTCCGCCAAAAACTATACTGATAGCCGACAAAAAGTTCAAAAACAGCGCTTTTGCTTTTTTAAATCCGCTGTAAACCAAAATGCCAAAGTCGCCAATTTCCTGGGGAATCTCATGTAAGGCGACTGCCAAAGTGGTAGCCACACCCAAGGGAACAGAAACGATAAATGAAGCAGCTATAATCAAACCGTCAATAAAATTATGAATAGCATCTGAAATTAAAATAAGGTAAGAAAATGATTTTATTTCAGGATGATTTTTTGAATGATGATGGTGCCAGCTGATAAAATTTTCCAGAATGAAAAAAGAGCAAAAACCAAAAAGCAGATAGAAAAACACTTTCAGAAGAGATTCTTCAGAACCGACTTGTTCAATCACTTCCGGTATCAAATGCAGGAAAGCGCCTCCGATCAAAGCGCCGGCAGCAAAAGAAACCAGAATTAAAAGAACTCTGTCCAAAAACTTTTCTTTCAAAAATAAAATTATTGCTCCGACAAAAGCAAGCAAGCTTATCAAAAAGGTGCTGATTAAAATGTAAGAGAATATATCCATTTTAATAAATTATTCCTCCGCCTAAAAGATCCTGACCTTGGTAAAAAACAGCTGATTGGCCAGGAGTAACTGCTCTTTGCGGCCTCTTGAATTTCAGGCGCAGAGTTCCGGGCTTCAATTCATTAACGATAACTGCCTGAACCGCCAAGTGGCGGTATCGTATCTTTACTGTCAACTTCAAAGGAAACTTTGGCTTTTTCCCGGAAACCCAATTTGCCTTTTTAACAATCAATTCTTCTTTATACAGGTTTTTCTCGTTTTTATCAACAATCAAAAGATTATTTTTTAAATCTTTTTCCAAAACGTAATAAGGACCGCCGGAAAAACCGATCCCCTTTCTCTGGCCGATGGTATAAAACCACAAGCCTTGGTGTTCGCCCAATATTTTTCCTTTCAAATCAACAATCTTGCCGGGCTTTGCACCCAATTGCTTTTTCAAAAATACTTCAAGTTTGCCATTAATAAAGCAAATCTCTTGAGACTTTGGAACTTTAACCAAAAATGATAATTTGAATTTTCTCGCCAGATTCTTAACTTCTTTTTTAACATAATCTCCTATTGGCAGCAAAACCTTTTTCAATTGCTTCTGATTCAGCCGCCACAAAAAATAGCTCTGGTCTTTTTCCTTGTCTTTACCTTTGCACAGCTTGAAAATTCGAGAACGATCCTCGACAATCCTGGCATAATGGCCGGTAGCGACATAATCAGCTTTCAGTTTCAAGGCTTTTTCCAGAAATAAACCGAATTTAATTTCTTTATTGCAAATAACGCAGGGATTGGGAGTTAAACCCCCTTTGCTTTCTTTCAAAAAGCAATCTATCACTATTTTTTTAAACTCTTTTTCCAAATTAAAAATGCGGAAAGGAATCTTTAAAATCTTTGCT
This portion of the Candidatus Paceibacterota bacterium genome encodes:
- a CDS encoding ZIP family metal transporter; the protein is MDIFSYILISTFLISLLAFVGAIILFLKEKFLDRVLLILVSFAAGALIGGAFLHLIPEVIEQVGSEESLLKVFFYLLFGFCSFFILENFISWHHHHSKNHPEIKSFSYLILISDAIHNFIDGLIIAASFIVSVPLGVATTLAVALHEIPQEIGDFGILVYSGFKKAKALFLNFLSAISIVFGGIFGFLLSEKIGGSIVFLLPFAAGSFIYVACSDLIPEIKHKGSLQKALINFFVFLLGIGIMFLMKLL
- the mnmA gene encoding tRNA 2-thiouridine(34) synthase MnmA gives rise to the protein MKKVIIALSGGIDSAVAAALLKGEGVDELRSSSLFANARVFDVIGVFMRLFPGVKNKTSEARARKVAKILKIPFRIFNLEKEFKKIVIDCFLKESKGGLTPNPCVICNKEIKFGLFLEKALKLKADYVATGHYARIVEDRSRIFKLCKGKDKEKDQSYFLWRLNQKQLKKVLLPIGDYVKKEVKNLARKFKLSFLVKVPKSQEICFINGKLEVFLKKQLGAKPGKIVDLKGKILGEHQGLWFYTIGQRKGIGFSGGPYYVLEKDLKNNLLIVDKNEKNLYKEELIVKKANWVSGKKPKFPLKLTVKIRYRHLAVQAVIVNELKPGTLRLKFKRPQRAVTPGQSAVFYQGQDLLGGGIIY